The segment TGTAATCAATAACAACGCTTTGGTAATCGCTGCAAACTTTGTTTGTAGAGGAAAGTCCATGCTCGCACAGGCTGAGATGCCTGTAGTGTTCGTGCCTAGCCAAAAAATAAGCTAGGGCAGCAATTTATTGCTGACGGCAGGGAAAATGCCTAAGTCCTTTGGATATGGCATGAATACCTTGAAAGTGCCACAGTGACGGAGCCTGTTCAGAAATGACCAGGGTGGAACGAGGTAAACCCCGCGAGCGAGAAACCCAAATTTTGGTAGGGGAACTTTCTCTGAGGAACTGAACGAGGAGAAGGACAGATTTTATAATCTGTAGATAGATGGTTACCGCCTTTATACGAGGCCTTTAAAGGTCGTTACAGTACAAAGGAACAGAACATGGCTTATAAAGCGTTAATGTTGATACACTAAACATGAAAAATAGCACAAGGTGACTCGATGTTTGCACTGACTAAATCAGGTAAGCATAAAGTCATCTTTTTATTTGAAGATAAATGATATTGGCACATGCCAAATGGACATAATAGGTAATACATAATTAGTTATTTTTTAGGAAATAGGTGAAGTCATGAAAAAATATTCATTGGTTGCAACAGCTGCAATGGGGCTTGAAGCAATTGTAGCAAAGGAAGTAAGAGATCTTGGCTATGAATGCACGGTTGATAATGGAAAGGTTCACTTTAAAGGGGATGAAAAAGCAATTGCAAGATGCAATATGTGGCTTCGAACAGCTGACCGCGTAAAGATCATTGTGGGCGAATTTAAAGCAACTACCTTTGATGAATTATTTGAAAAAACAAAGGCATTAAACTGGCAGGACTATTTACCAGTTAACGCTCAATTTCCTGTAGCGGGAAAATCAGTAAAATCTAAGCTTTTCAGTGTTTCAGACTGTCAGGCAATTGTAAAAAAAGCGATTGTTAATAAATTAAGCACACATTACAATAAAACAGGCTGGCTAGAAGAGAATGGCGCTATGTTTAAAATAGAAATCAGTATGTTAAAGGATGTAGCAACATTAACGATTGATACATCAGGCCATGGCCTTCATCGACGCGGTTACCGAGTTGGACAAGGGGAAGCGCCAATTAAGGAAACACTTGCAGCAGCTCTGATTCAGCTCACAAACTGGACACCAGACCGTCCTTTTGCTGACCCTTTCTGTGGTTCAGGCACAATTGCAATTGAAGCAGCCTTAATCGGACAAAATATCGCTCCAGGCTTTAATCGTGAGTTCATCTCAGAAGAATGGGATTGGATGAACGAAAAAATTTGGGATGAAGTCAGAATGGAAGCAGAAGACTTAGCTAATTATGATCAGCCTCTTGATATAACAGGAACTGATATTGACCATAGGATGGTTAAAATAGCAGGAGAGAATGCCTTCGAAGCAGGTCTTGGCGAGCTTGTGACATTTAAGCAAATGCAAGTAAGAGACTTTACGACAATGAAGGAAAACGGCGTAATAGTTGGAAATCCGCCATACGGCGAACGCTTAGGAGACAAGCCTTCTGTGCAAAAAATGTACCAGGAAATGGGACAAGCGTTTGAACCGCTTGAAACATGGTCTATCTACATGCTGACTGCAGATGAGGAATTTGAAGAGCTCTACGGCAAAAAAGCAACAAAAAAACGCAAGCTCTTCAACGGCTTCATTAAGACAGATTATTATCAATACTGGGGCAGAAGAAAACGGGATTAATTGTAAAAAGCAACAGCTGTAGTGCGTATATTTTCTCCATCATTTGTGTATATATAAATCTATATGCCGTTGGTGGAGGGAAAACTATGATGGACAATACAATTGATTATCAAAAAATATTGAATGCGATTAACCAGTCTTTAGATATTATCAAAAACGAAGATATCGGAGAAGATATGCTTCAGTCATATATAGATGCACAGCAGACAGTTATGCAAGCAATGAACTTTTCCATATCAAACAGCATCAAGTAGAAAACCTGATGCTGTCTTTTCTTTTTTAAACTTTTTCGATTAAAAATTGCAATACATGTAAGAGGGTGCTGTGCCTAAATTGGCGGCCCTCTTTTCGCTTGAATAGTACCAGTTAAATTGCCTGTTTTAATCATTTCACACATTTTAGTTAATGGAGGCATCCTCCTGTTAGAAATTAGTAAATTTACTTGCAGGCAGGCCTCTTATTTCATTTTTGCGGAGGGGT is part of the Niallia taxi genome and harbors:
- a CDS encoding THUMP domain-containing class I SAM-dependent RNA methyltransferase yields the protein MKKYSLVATAAMGLEAIVAKEVRDLGYECTVDNGKVHFKGDEKAIARCNMWLRTADRVKIIVGEFKATTFDELFEKTKALNWQDYLPVNAQFPVAGKSVKSKLFSVSDCQAIVKKAIVNKLSTHYNKTGWLEENGAMFKIEISMLKDVATLTIDTSGHGLHRRGYRVGQGEAPIKETLAAALIQLTNWTPDRPFADPFCGSGTIAIEAALIGQNIAPGFNREFISEEWDWMNEKIWDEVRMEAEDLANYDQPLDITGTDIDHRMVKIAGENAFEAGLGELVTFKQMQVRDFTTMKENGVIVGNPPYGERLGDKPSVQKMYQEMGQAFEPLETWSIYMLTADEEFEELYGKKATKKRKLFNGFIKTDYYQYWGRRKRD